A single Camelus bactrianus isolate YW-2024 breed Bactrian camel chromosome 1, ASM4877302v1, whole genome shotgun sequence DNA region contains:
- the LOC141578928 gene encoding GDP-fucose protein O-fucosyltransferase 2-like isoform X2, giving the protein MAACSAGRLALAWSVGGRHPVWGGVPQTVNGNFSSIQMLVPSVNLRNKTQGYLLCDFNPPEGFNLRRNVCIHIAFLLKTLLKMEEPVLVLFPWGHLYHWQSPDPWSDSFDLPSLNRNIPDIEYEQFIAGFTW; this is encoded by the exons atggcggcttgctcggccgggcgactagctctggcctggtcagtcggcggccgacatcctgtctggggcggcgtcccacagacggtaaac ggaaatttcagttccatccagatgttggttccttcagtcaacctcaggaataagacacaagg gtaccttctgtgtgacttcaaccctccagagggcttcaacctccgtaggaacgtctgcatccacattgccttcctcctgaagaccctgctgaagatggaggagccggtactggtgctattcccttggggccacctctaccactggcagagccccgatccctggtccgactcctttgacctcccaagtctcaacagaaacatccctgacattgagtacgagcagttcattgcag ggttcacttggtga
- the LOC141578928 gene encoding GDP-fucose protein O-fucosyltransferase 2-like isoform X3 codes for MAACSAGRLALAWSVGGRHPVWGGVPQTVNGNFSSIQMLVPSVNLRNKTQGYLLCDFNPPEGFNLRRNVCIHIAFLLKTLLKMEEPVLVLFPWGHLYHWQSPDPWSDSFDLPSLNRNIPDIEYEQFIAGL; via the exons atggcggcttgctcggccgggcgactagctctggcctggtcagtcggcggccgacatcctgtctggggcggcgtcccacagacggtaaac ggaaatttcagttccatccagatgttggttccttcagtcaacctcaggaataagacacaagg gtaccttctgtgtgacttcaaccctccagagggcttcaacctccgtaggaacgtctgcatccacattgccttcctcctgaagaccctgctgaagatggaggagccggtactggtgctattcccttggggccacctctaccactggcagagccccgatccctggtccgactcctttgacctcccaagtctcaacagaaacatccctgacattgagtacgagcagttcattgcag gcctctga
- the LOC141578928 gene encoding GDP-fucose protein O-fucosyltransferase 2-like isoform X1: protein MAACSAGRLALAWSVGGRHPVWGGVPQTVNGNFSSIQMLVPSVNLRNKTQGYLLCDFNPPEGFNLRRNVCIHIAFLLKTLLKMEEPVLVLFPWGHLYHWQSPDPWSDSFDLPSLNRNIPDIEYEQFIAGTLCS, encoded by the exons atggcggcttgctcggccgggcgactagctctggcctggtcagtcggcggccgacatcctgtctggggcggcgtcccacagacggtaaac ggaaatttcagttccatccagatgttggttccttcagtcaacctcaggaataagacacaagg gtaccttctgtgtgacttcaaccctccagagggcttcaacctccgtaggaacgtctgcatccacattgccttcctcctgaagaccctgctgaagatggaggagccggtactggtgctattcccttggggccacctctaccactggcagagccccgatccctggtccgactcctttgacctcccaagtctcaacagaaacatccctgacattgagtacgagcagttcattgcag gaacgctgtgttcatga